Within the Streptomyces vilmorinianum genome, the region GAGCGCGACCCCGCCGATCATCGCCCGCATCAGGAAGCCGGTGGTGACGGCGGCGAGATCGACGACGAGGATGTGCTTGAGCCGCAGGCAGTACGCGACCTGCATGACGAGGTACGCGATGAGCAGCGCGGCGGTCATGGGGTTGCACAGGGCCGCGCTCGCGGCGGCGGCTCCCAGGGCGAGCAGGCCCCCGGTGGCGTAGGCGAGGGGCACCGGGACGAGGCCCGCGGCCACGGGGCGGCGGCACTTGACGGGGTGCGCGCGGTCGGCGGCGGCGTCGCGGGCGTCGTTGACCAGGTAGACGGCGGAGGCGGCGGCCGTGAACAGGGCGAAGACCAGGGCGAGTCGGGCGGCCGTGTGCCAGGAGACGAGCTGGCCGGCGGCGACGGGCGCGGCGACGACGAGCACGTTCTTGACCCACTGCCGGGGCCGCGCGGTCCGTACCAGACCGGCCGACACGGCGAACGCCTGCCGTCCGCCGCCGCGTTGCCGATCCCGTACGGCGACGGGTTTCTCCAGCACCGCGGCGCCGGCCCCGCCGCCGGCTCGCTCAGCCACGGCGGCCCCCACGCGCGCGTGGGGCCGTCACAGCCCCGGACACCATGCCGGACACCGCGCCACGCGCGCGGGGCGCGGTGCGCAGCCAGTCG harbors:
- a CDS encoding decaprenyl-phosphate phosphoribosyltransferase, which translates into the protein MSAGLVRTARPRQWVKNVLVVAAPVAAGQLVSWHTAARLALVFALFTAAASAVYLVNDARDAAADRAHPVKCRRPVAAGLVPVPLAYATGGLLALGAAAASAALCNPMTAALLIAYLVMQVAYCLRLKHILVVDLAAVTTGFLMRAMIGGVALGIPLSRWFLITTGFGALFMVAAKRYSEAVQMESAQGATRALLTQYTTGYLRFVWQLAAGVAVLGYCLWALESGGVANGSLLPWRQLSMIAFILAVLRYAVFADRGTAGAPEDVVLRDRPLAVIGLVWAAMYGMAVTDL